The Streptomyces sp. NBC_00162 sequence GCGTCGGCCGACACCACCCGGGCCGGCAGGGCCCGCCCGGGAGAGGGCACGTAAACCACGCGGTCGCCGGGGTCGAAGCCGCCGAACCGGCCGGGGCCTGGGTTCAGCCGCTCCTTCAGGGCGGCGTTCAGCGCCCGGGTGCCCGCCGAGCCGCCGTGGCCCGGGGTGATCACCTGCACGTTGTCCGCCGGGATCCCGAAGGCCCGCGGCACCGACTCGGCCACCAGCTGCACGGCCCGGTGCACGGCCTCCCCGGCGTCGCGCACCGGAACGATGACGACCTCCTTGCCGGGGGCGTCGACCTGGTTCAGCTCCCCGACGCCGACCCCCGAGACCAGCTCGCCGAGGGGGCCCGGGTCCGGGACGCGGGAGACCAGCTGAGGGCAGGTACGGGCCGCCAGCAGATCGGCGAACACCCGCCCGGCCCCGGCGGACCCGAGCACCGAGGGGTCCCCCGAGAGCACCAGGCGGGCCCCGTCGGGGACGGACTCCACCAGCGCGGCCGCGGTTTCCACATCCAGCTGCGGCGCGTCCAGGACCACCAGCACGTCCAGCGCGAACTGCCCGTCGGCGTCCCGGCCCGGCCCCTCCGCCCCGGCAAGCAGCCCGGCGACGGTGACTCCCCCGGGCGAGGCGACGTGCGCGGCCAGGCAGGTCCGCAGGCCGAACTCCCGGGCGGCGGCCAGCAGGGCGAGCGGTTCGGCGCGGGCGGCCTCGCCGCCGGTGTGGGTGACCAGACCGTGGCCCGCGACGGCGCGGATCAGCTCGGCTCCGGGGCCGGTGGCGGCCTTCTCCCAGTCCGCCGGGGCGTCGAAGGTGCTGGCGATCCGGGCCAGGCCGTCGGCCAGGCTCTCCTCGGCCATCGCCGCGCCCTCCAGGCCCACCAGTACGCGCACGGGCTGTTCTTCGTCCTCCGCGACCGGCGGGCCCAGGGGCTCGTGGAAGACCAACACCGAGCCCTCGCCGATGGCCGTCTCGAGGGCCTCGTCGGGATCCGGCACGCCGTACTGGGCCAGCGCCGACCGGAGGACCGGGGCCTCCAGCGCGGTGTGTCCCTTGAGCCCGGCCTGGACCAGCAGCCAGCCGACCAGGGCGGTGGTGCGGCGCTCGTCGCCGGGACCGGCCTCAGCGCCCAGCAGGGCCCGGGCGAAGCCGTCCGCCTGGGTCGGGCGGACGGAGGGGACCGACAGCAGCAGCCAGGGGTTCTCGGCGAGCCGCTCGGCGGCGCCCTCACCAAGCGCCGCCGCGGCCGGGGCGGCCAGCGCCTCGGGGGCGCCGCCGCGGGCCAGGACGTCCCGTACGCCGTCGACGCTGGCCGCGGAGGGGGCGGCGGCCGGAGCCTCCGCCGTCCTGCGGGCCGGCGGCGGGGGAGCGGGGGCCGCCTTGCGCGGCGCGGCCGGGGTCTCGTCGAAGTACACGGACGGGGGCTTCGCCCCGCCCTCCACGGCCCGTACGGCGGCCAGCAGGTCGGCGGCCTTCCCGCTGAGCTTCGCCCCGGCCTCGACGGGTGCCTCCCGCTCGGCCTTGCGCCGGGCGATCCGCTCCCGCTCGATCTTCTGCGCGGCCAGCTCGGCCTGGGCCTCGCTCAGCCCGGGGGCGGCCGCCGCCTCGCCCGAGCCGGTGTCGGAGTCCGGGCCGGCGTCCGTGCCCGTCTCGGCGTCCGTGCCGGTTTCGGCGTCCGTGCCGGTTTCGGTTTCGGTCTCGGTGCCGGGTTCGGTGTCTGTGTCGGCGGCAGGCTGCGGCTCGGCCGGTTCCTCCGCGGCAGCGGGGTCGGGTTGGCGGTCCGTACTCACAGCGTGCTCCAGTCCTGATCGGGGTAGCGGTGCACGGGCGCCGAAACATCGTCCAGCGCCCGGCAGATCTCCTCGGGAAGACTAAGGGCCTCCACTGACAGAGCCGCCGCGAGCTGCGCCGACGTCCGCGCGCCGACGATCGGCGCGACCACCCCGGGCCGGTCCCGGATCCACGCCAGGGCCACCTGGAGCGGGGTCACCGCCAGTCCCTGAGCCGCCGTCACCACCGCGTCCACGATCCGGCCGGCGGCCTCGTCCAGGTACGGGTCCACCAGGGCGGCCAGGGACTCCGACGCACCGCGCGAGTCCGCCGGGGTACCGGCCTGGTACTTGGCCGTCAGGACCCCGCGCCCCAGCGGCGAGGAGGGGAGGAGGCCGACGCCCAGGTCCAGGGCCGCCGGCAGCACCTCGCGCTCGACGCCCCGCTGGAGCAGCGAGTACTCCATCTGGGTCGAGGCCAGCCGGGTCCTCACTCCAGGGGCCGCGAGCTGCCAGGTCGCCGCCTTCGCCAACTGCCAGCCGCAGAAGCCCGCCACCCCGGCGTACCGGGCGCGGCCGCTGCTCACGGCCAGGTCCAGCGCCTGCAGGGTCTCCTCCAGCGGGGTCACCGGGTCAAAGGCGTGCAGCTGCCAGAGGTCGACGTAATCGGTGCCCAGCCGGTCCAACGAGGCGTCGAGCGCGGCCAGCAGGTGCCCGCGCGAGCCGTCGAACCGCCGGTCCGGATCGGGCACGCTGCCCGCCTTCGTCGCGATCACCAGGTCCCGGCGCGGGACGAGCCCGGCCAACAGCCGTCCGATGAGGTACTCCGCCTCCCCGCCGCCGTACACGTCGGCCGTGTCGACGAGCGTGCCGCCCGCCTCCCAGAACGTCTTCACCTGCTCGGCGGCGGCTTCCTCGCCTGTGTCGCGCCCCCAGGTGAGGGTGCCGAGGCCGATCCGGGAAACGCGCAGTCCGGTGCGGCCGAGATGCCTCTGCTCCATGACCGCTGAGACTACTGGGGCACTGACGGAAGGGCTCCGGGCGCGCTACAGTCCCCGGACATGCACGTTACTGATCGGTAAATTCGGTAAGGGGACGACACATGCGGCTCGGCATCAATCTCGGCTACTGGGGTGCGGGCATGGACGCCGACAACCTCGCCGTCGCACAGGAGGCAGACCGCCTCGGCTACGACGTCTGCTGGGCCGCCGAGGCCTACGGCTCCGATGCCCCGACCGTCCTCGCCTGGGTCGCCGCCCAGACCGAGCGGATCGACGTCGGCTCGGCGATCCTCCAGATCCCGGCCCGCCAGCCCGCCATGACGGCCATGACCGCGGCCACCCTGGACTCCCTCACCAAGGGCCGCTTCCGGCTCGGCCTCGGAGTTTCCGGACCGCAGGTCTCCGAGGGCTGGTACGGCGTCAAGTTCGACAAGCCGCTCGCGCGGACCCGGGA is a genomic window containing:
- a CDS encoding aldo/keto reductase, with amino-acid sequence MEQRHLGRTGLRVSRIGLGTLTWGRDTGEEAAAEQVKTFWEAGGTLVDTADVYGGGEAEYLIGRLLAGLVPRRDLVIATKAGSVPDPDRRFDGSRGHLLAALDASLDRLGTDYVDLWQLHAFDPVTPLEETLQALDLAVSSGRARYAGVAGFCGWQLAKAATWQLAAPGVRTRLASTQMEYSLLQRGVEREVLPAALDLGVGLLPSSPLGRGVLTAKYQAGTPADSRGASESLAALVDPYLDEAAGRIVDAVVTAAQGLAVTPLQVALAWIRDRPGVVAPIVGARTSAQLAAALSVEALSLPEEICRALDDVSAPVHRYPDQDWSTL
- a CDS encoding ATP-binding domain-containing protein, giving the protein MSTDRQPDPAAAEEPAEPQPAADTDTEPGTETETETGTDAETGTDAETGTDAGPDSDTGSGEAAAAPGLSEAQAELAAQKIERERIARRKAEREAPVEAGAKLSGKAADLLAAVRAVEGGAKPPSVYFDETPAAPRKAAPAPPPPARRTAEAPAAAPSAASVDGVRDVLARGGAPEALAAPAAAALGEGAAERLAENPWLLLSVPSVRPTQADGFARALLGAEAGPGDERRTTALVGWLLVQAGLKGHTALEAPVLRSALAQYGVPDPDEALETAIGEGSVLVFHEPLGPPVAEDEEQPVRVLVGLEGAAMAEESLADGLARIASTFDAPADWEKAATGPGAELIRAVAGHGLVTHTGGEAARAEPLALLAAAREFGLRTCLAAHVASPGGVTVAGLLAGAEGPGRDADGQFALDVLVVLDAPQLDVETAAALVESVPDGARLVLSGDPSVLGSAGAGRVFADLLAARTCPQLVSRVPDPGPLGELVSGVGVGELNQVDAPGKEVVIVPVRDAGEAVHRAVQLVAESVPRAFGIPADNVQVITPGHGGSAGTRALNAALKERLNPGPGRFGGFDPGDRVVYVPSPGRALPARVVSADAEGLHLDRAGAPVVVPKELVESQVRHGWAVTAHQAVGARWPAVVVVLPGDAAQALSRDWVYTAFGRAERHLSVVHGVDQALPRAVAEVLPKPRTTRLTGLLTSLAAAGEQPE